The genomic region CATCGAGAAATGGCTCAAGAAGAAGGGCGATACGGTGCTGATGGGCGAGCCGATCGTTTCCTACACGGTCGGGCGGAGCAGCGAGATTAAGACCATCGATGCCCCTTACGACCTGACGATGGGCGAGACGCTGGTCGAATACTGGGACAACGCCGAAGTCGGCCAGACGCTGGCGACGGTGGTGCCGACCGTCAAGTAAACAGACACGATTCGGGGCCCGGTTACCCGCCGGGAGGAATAAACCCGATTTATCTGAAAGCGTTCAAGCGGTATCCAAGGGAAGCGGGGGAATAACCCGCTTCCCTTGTTTGTATGCAGTTTCGGATCATGAACCCAAAAACGAATGTTCCCGGAATCGGATATGAATCGACGGGCTCTCCTGATATCGATCGGACTTGCAGCGATGACGTGCGCTGTCTATTCGCAAATCAGTCAATGCCAATTCCTGATATATGACGATCCGCAATATGTTTCCGAAAATCGATGGGTCATGTACGGATTTACGCATGAAGGCGTGATTCGTGCCTTTACCACCTCGATGGCCGCAAATTGGCACCCGATGACCTGGCTCTCCCACATGCTTGACGTTTCGTTGTTCGGGCTGGCCCCGGGGCCCCATCATCTGGTCAACCTCCTGATCCACGTGTTGAATGTCTTGGTGCTTTTCCGATTGCTGGATCGGATGACCAACGGGAAAGTCATCTGGCGATGCGCTTTTAGCGCGGCACTGTTCGCGATCCACCCTCTGCATGTCGAATCCGTGGCATGGATCGCGGAACGAAAAGACCTGCTATGCGCGTTCTTCGGCTTGCTCGCGCTTTGGCACTATACGTATTATGTAAAAACAAAGTCCCGTCTTCGATATGGAATTGTTTTTGTTTTGTTTGTGCTCGGTCTGATGTCGAAACCGATGCTCGTGACGCTCCCATTCCTGATGCTGTTGCTGGACTATTGGCCGTTGGATAGGTTCGACAGGATATCACTCGGGGCACGAGAAGCTTTCACCGGTTTGTTGATCGAAAAGATTCCTATGATGGTTCTTTCGATCTTATCGAGTGTCTTGACCCTGTGGGCTCAAAATAAAGGGGAAGCACTGATCGCATTCGATGCGTTGCCTTTATGGGCAAGAATAGGCAACGCCCTGACGGCTTACCTGAAATATATGGGCAAGATGTACTGGCCGTCCTCGCTCGCCGTCTTTTACCCGAACCCCGGCCTGGTCTTGCCTCCATGGGAAATCGCAGGGGCGGCATGCCTGCTGATCGCAATCACGGGTTTCGCGGTCCGATTCTCTAGAACGAAACGGTATCTGCCGGTCGGATGGTTCTGGTTTCTGGGCTCAATGGTCCCCGTCATCGGCTTGATCCAGGTCGGATCCCAGGCCATGGCCGATCGATATACCTACCTGCCGATGACCGGACTGTTCCTGATCATCGCCTGGGGAACCGCCGATGCGTGGGAACGATATCGTCTCCCGAAAAACGTCCTTGCCTGCCTGGCTGTTTCGATTATCTGCCTCCTGTCTTTGACGACCTGGAAGCAGGT from Candidatus Deferrimicrobiaceae bacterium harbors:
- a CDS encoding tetratricopeptide repeat protein codes for the protein MTCAVYSQISQCQFLIYDDPQYVSENRWVMYGFTHEGVIRAFTTSMAANWHPMTWLSHMLDVSLFGLAPGPHHLVNLLIHVLNVLVLFRLLDRMTNGKVIWRCAFSAALFAIHPLHVESVAWIAERKDLLCAFFGLLALWHYTYYVKTKSRLRYGIVFVLFVLGLMSKPMLVTLPFLMLLLDYWPLDRFDRISLGAREAFTGLLIEKIPMMVLSILSSVLTLWAQNKGEALIAFDALPLWARIGNALTAYLKYMGKMYWPSSLAVFYPNPGLVLPPWEIAGAACLLIAITGFAVRFSRTKRYLPVGWFWFLGSMVPVIGLIQVGSQAMADRYTYLPMTGLFLIIAWGTADAWERYRLPKNVLACLAVSIICLLSLTTWKQVGYWRSNYTLFGHMIRVVPKWNRLGHINMGGSYLNDGNPAAAVGQFAQALHEKPDDEMANWGMGIACHMLGRIAEAEQFYRNVLKINPEHTKARLFLGCSLIDRGNFEEGYKHVRIVAQNGIVDDPYVLMAKGMILFHDGRMEESIRTFQDALVFTPNDILGNMKLGLAFAKTGRYGEAIERFRSVTQYSPLDASAYYNLALALEKTGAVRDAVANYEKAAAIRPADVEILGNLGIALGKLGRLDQAIVLFRKALKIDPANSVARGNLAIALTLKERERQP